The genome window GATGCGCATGCGCGGGTCGGGCGCGTAGGCTGCGTACATGAAGGTCCGTTCCTCATCCGTGACCATTTCCAGCGTCAGCTCGTCGTGGTTGCGCAGGAACGTGGCCCACTGCCCGAACGACGGCACCTCGGGCAGACGGCCCATGATCTCGCGGATGCTCGTGGTGTCTTCCTGCTTGAGCGCCATGTACAGCCGGGGCATCACCGGGAAGTTGAAGCACATGTGGAACTCGGGGTTCTCCTCGGTGCCGAAGTAGGGAGCGACCTCCTCGGGCCACTGGTTGGCCTCGGCGAGCAGCAGCCGCCCGGGATATTCCCGGTCTACGAGCTGCCGCATGACCCGCAGGATCTCGTGGGTTTCGGGCAGGTTCTCGCAGTTGGTGCCCTCGCGCTCGATCAGGTAGGGCACCGCGTCTACCCGGAAACCGTCCAGGCCCATGTTCAGCCAGAAGCGCATCACGTCCAGCAGTTCCTCGATCACCCGCGGGTTGTCGAAGTTCAGGTCCGGCTGGCTGGCAAAGAAGCGGTGCCAGTAAAAGCGGCCGCTCACCTCGTCGCGCGTCCAGTTGCTCGTCTCGGTGTCGGTAAAGATGATGCGGGCGCCCGCGTACTCGGTGCCCGTGTCGCTCCAGACATAGTAGTCGTGGTACTCGTTGGGGCTACCGTCGGGCAGCGTGGGGCCGCGCCGCGCCGCCTGGAACCACGGATGGTCGATGGAGGTGTGGTTGGTCACCAGATCGGCGATCACCCGCAGGCCGCGGGCGTGGGCCTCGTTCAGGAAGAACTGAAAGTCCTCGATGGTGCCGAGGTCCGGATGAATGCCGGTGTAATCGGCCACATCGTAGCCGTCGTCGCGCAGCGGGCTGGGATAGAAGGGCAGCAGCCACAGGCAGTCCACGCCCAGATTGCGCAGGTATTCGAGTTTGCCGGTCAGTCCGGGAAAGTCGCCCTTGCCGTCCCCGTTGCCGTCCGCAAAGGTCCGCACAGACAGTTCGTAGAAGACGGCGCTCTTGTACCACTGGGGATGGGTGTGCTGGGTCATTGGGTCCAAGTGTACCCAAGTGTTCCCGGGAGCAGGCAGTCCTTTAATTGACGCCCCTGATTTCCATGAGGGAGCGCCCGCCTGCCTGGACCACCGCGGCAGCCCCACCCCCGCCTTCTTTGCGCCGCGTGACCGTCTGCGGAGGCCTGAGCTCGGAGCGTGCTGGGCATGGGGCATGGAAACGTCCCTGGCCTGAGAAGAAGGGTCCGGCATCCCGGCACCCGACAACAAAAAACCTCCGCACGTGGCGGAGGCTTTGGCTTGGCTGGGGCACAAGGACTCGAACCTTGATCGACAGTGTCAGAGACTGTTGTCCTGCCATTAGACGATGCCCCAACGAGGCTGCGCTTCCTGTTTCGGGGAAGGCGACGCAGAGTATAGACGGGGCCACCGGGCACGTCAAGCCGGGGGGCGGGGCTGTCCGGCCAGCAGGGCATCTTCAGCGTTTCATCAGAAATGAATGGACCGCGTTCAGAGCGTGCTTGCCGCCCCTGGCTGGACTCTGGTACACTAAGGTGTTGCCGCGCCGCTGCGCCCGTGTCTCCCCCTGTTGGATTAAGCCCAGCAGACAGGCCGAAGGACGCACGGCAGCAGGTTTACAGGCTGGCTTACGAACGAAGTTTTGTAAGCCCAGGAGGACAGGAGTTCATGGAAGACAACACCCAGACCCCCGCCCCGCAGGGTGGGACTCAGCCCACGACGGGCACCGATACGGCCACTCCGGCCACGACCGATCAGTCCACTCCGCAGACGGACACTGCGCCGCAGGCCACCGCGCCCGCGAGCAGCGCCCCCGAGGAGCGCGAGTACCCGGCCATGACCATGGAGGACATTCTCGCCAGCGAGGCGCAGGAGCCCCAGAGCGTCACCCGCGGCGACATCGTGGACGGCCAGATCGTGTTCATCGGCCAGGAAGGCATCGCGGTTGACATCGGCGCGAAGGTCGAGGGCATCATTCCCCTCAACCAGCTCGGCGACGAACCCGTGACGCTGGAAGAAGCCCAGGGCATGTACAAGCCCGGCGAAACCATCGAAGCCTATGTGGTCCGCGTGGACCTGTCCAACAGCCAGATCGTGCTCAGCAAGAAGCGCGCCGATCAGGACAAGGGCTGGCGCGTCCTCGAGAAGATGCAGGAAGCCGACGAGGCTTTCGAAGTCGAGGTGCTCGAGAAGGTGCGCGGCGGTCTGGTGGCTCAGGTCGAGGGCATCCGCGCCTTCCTGCCTGCCTCTCAGGTCGATACCCGCCGGGTCAACGATCTGGATCCCTTCGTGGGCAAGCCGCTGATGGTCAAGCTCATTGAGCTCAACCGCAAGCGCAACCGCGTGATCATCAGCCACCGCGCCATCATGGAAGCCCAGAAGGCCAAGGCCCGCGAGGAAACCGTCGGCCAGCTGGAAGCCGGCGCGCAGTTTGAAGGCGAAGTTGTCGAGATCACCGATTTCGGCGTGTTCGTCAACCTCGGCGGCATCGACGGTCTGGTTCACCGCTCGGAGCTGACCTACGGCCGCTTCAACCACCCGCGCGACGTGGTCGCCGTGGGCGACAAGGTCCAGGTGCAGGTGATCGACGTGGACGAGGGCCGCGAGCGCATCAACCTGTCCATGAAGTCGCTGACCCAGGACCCCTGGGAAGGTGCTGTGGACCGGTACAGCGTCGGCCAGCGCGTCAAGGGCAAGGTCACCAACCTGACCAACTTCGGGGCCTTCGTGGAACTCGAGTCCGGTCTGGAAGGTCTGGTCCACGTCAGCGAGATGAGCTGGACCAAGCGCGTGCGTCACCCCAATGAGGTCATGAAGGAAGGCGACGAGGTCGAGGCCGTCATCCTGCGTATTGACCCCAAGGAGCGCCGCATCAGCCTGGGCATCCGTCAGACCACCGACGATCCCTGGAGCGCGCTGCCTGACCGCTACCCGCCCGGCACGCCGGTCAAGGGCAAGATCACCGGCATGACCGATTTCGGCGTGTTCATGGAGATCGAGGAAGGCATCGAGGGTCTGATCCACATCAGCGAACTCGATACCGCGCGCGTCAACAACCCGGCCGACCTGTTCAAGAAGGGTGACGAGATTGAGGCCATGATCCTCAACATCGATCCCGTCGAGCAGCGCGCCAGCCTGAGCCGTCGCCGCTTCCTGGGTGGGGGCGCTCCCCCCGCGCAGCGCGACTACGTCAGCCAGGGCGGCGGCAGCCGCAGCGACCGTTACGGCGGCGCACCCGGCGGTGGCCGCAGCGGCGGTCGCGGTGGACGTGGCGGCGGAGCCGACTACAACTACAACGCCAAGGACGCCAGCCAGGGCGGCAAGATCAGCACCAAGCTGGGCGACGTGTACGCCGACCTGTTTGCGCAGTTCGGTCTGGGCGGCGACAAGAAGGACGAGGCCACCAGCGCCGAGTCTGCCGATACCGCCAGCACCGACACCTCCAACGAGGACACCCAGGCCTAAGCCCTGAGGTCCACGTGACCAACACAAAGGCCCGGACGCACTCAGCGTCCGGGCCTTTCTTGGTGCTGTCGTTTGGTGCCGTCGTGCTGAGGTCCGTGTCCCGCGCAGGCCTCTTGTAAGCGGGACACGGCTCAGACCGGTGGAGACTGGGCCGGGTGACGCGCGAGCGCAAAGGTTTGCTGGGCGCTGTCGTCGCCCGGCAGTTTCTCGTACTCGCCGTCCAGACACAGTTCCCACGACCCGCGGTGGTCGGTCCACTCGGTTTCCAGAATGTCCAGGAACTGGTCACGGTGGGTGTCGTCAAGCACCGGGGCAATCACCTCCACGCGGCGGTCGAGGTTGCGGCTCATCCAGTCGGCGCTGCCGAAATACACTTCCGGATGTCCCCCGTTGCCAAAGGCGTAGACGCGGGCGTGTTCCAGATACCGGCCCAGCAGGCTGCGAACCCGCACCGTCTCGGAGAGGCCCGGTACCCCGGGACGCAGGCAGCACACGCCCCGGATGATCAGATCGATGCGGACCCCGGCCCCGGCCGCCGCGTACAGCGCCTCGATCATGGCCGGGTCGGTCAGGGAGTTCACCTTGATGCGCGCCCAGGCGTCGTGCCCGGCACGGGCGTGCTCCGACTCGCGCTCCAACAGGGCTTCCAGGCCGTTGCGGGCGGTGTCAGGAGCCACGAGCAGGTGGGTGTACTCGGCCGCCGCGTAGCCGGTGAGGTGATTGAACAGCTCGGCCACATCGGTGCCGAGTTCGGGATCGGCGCTCAGCAGGCTCAGGTCGGTGTACAGGCGGGCGGTCTTGGGATTGTAGTTGCCGGTGCCGATGTGCACGTAGCGCCGCAGCCCCCCCTCCTCGCGCCGCACGATCAGCGTGACCTTGGCATGGGTCTTGAGGCCCGCCATGCCGTACACCACGTGCGCCCCGGCGCGTTCCAGTTTGCGTGCCCAGCTGATGTTGCGCTGCTCGTCAAAGCGGGCCTTGAGCTCGATCAGGGCCACCACCTGCTTGCCGTTCTCGGCGGCGGTCCGCAGCGCGGCAAGCAGGCGGGGATCGTCGCCGGTGCGGTACAGCGTCTGCTTGATCGCGAGCACCTGGGGATCGCGGCTGGCCTCCTCCAGAAAATTCAGGATGTTGGCAAAGCCGTCGTAGGGGTGATGCAGCAGCACGTCCCCCCGGCGCAGGGTCTCAAAGATGCCGTTCTCCTCATCGCCGTCCAGATCGGGAACCGCCGGAGCGTAGGGGGGAAAGCCCAGATCCGGGCGCTCGATGGGCAGGCCCATCAGGTCGGCGCTGCCCAGCGGACCTTCCAGCAGGAAGATGTCCTCGGGCGCCAGCCGCAGGCGCTCCTGCAAGAAGGCCACCAGCCGGACGGGCGTATCGCGCACCACCTCCAGCCGCACGGCGGCCCCAAAGCGGCGGCGGCGCAGGCCGTCCTCAATGGTCGCGAGCAGGTCCTCGGCCTCCTCCTCCTCGAACTCGTAATCGGTATTGCGGGTCACCCGGAAGACGTGGGCCGCAAGCACCTCCCGGCCCTTGAACAGGTCGCCGATGTTCGCGGCGATCACGTCCTCGAGCATCAGCAGTGCGTCCCCGATGACCACCACACGCGGCAGCACACCCACCGGTACCTTGACGCGGGCAAAATCCGGCGATCCGTCCGACGCGCCCCTGAGCAGCACTGCGAGGTTCAGGCTGAGGTTGCTGAGGTACGGAAACGGGTGGCTGGGATCCACCACCAGCGGCGTGAGCACCGGCTGAATCTCGGCGAGGTAATGCTCGCGCAGGCTGGCGCGGGCGCGCTTGCCCAGGTCGGCCACCCGCGTGAGCTTGACGCCCTCGTCCATCAGGGCCTTGAGCGCCTTGCGGGTGGTCTTCTCGATCTCGCGCAACATGCCCTGGGTCCGCTCGCGCACCAGCGCCAGGGTCTCGCGCGGGAGCAGACCGTCCAGGCCCGGCGTATTCACCCCAGCCACAATCTGGCGGTGAATGCCCGCCACGCGCACCATGAAGAACTCGTCGAGGTTGCTGCCGCAGATGGCCGCATATTTCAGGCGTTCCAGCGGGGGGTTGCGCAGGTCACGCGCCTCGGCCAGCACCCGTTCGTTGAAGGCCAGCCACGACAGCTCGCGGTTGAGGTAGCGGCTCTCGGGATTGGCGACCGTGCTGTGCGTGCGCGTTTCACCCATGCCGTCCGGCTCCGGCTTCTTCCGGCGGCGTTTGGTCCGGGCGGGAGAAGGGCTGACGGTGGCGGTCGTGGACTTGTCGCGGGGCACAGGCAGAACTCCTTTTGCGAGAGCGGGGTCGGGGACAGGGCAGCCGGTCTGAAGCGAAGGGGGGGCGGCGCCGGTCCTCCTGGGGTCAAGGCATTAGAGCACCGATGCACACGCACCGCACTGTACTTTGCTTGAAAC of Deinococcus aerophilus contains these proteins:
- the ppk1 gene encoding polyphosphate kinase 1, producing MGETRTHSTVANPESRYLNRELSWLAFNERVLAEARDLRNPPLERLKYAAICGSNLDEFFMVRVAGIHRQIVAGVNTPGLDGLLPRETLALVRERTQGMLREIEKTTRKALKALMDEGVKLTRVADLGKRARASLREHYLAEIQPVLTPLVVDPSHPFPYLSNLSLNLAVLLRGASDGSPDFARVKVPVGVLPRVVVIGDALLMLEDVIAANIGDLFKGREVLAAHVFRVTRNTDYEFEEEEAEDLLATIEDGLRRRRFGAAVRLEVVRDTPVRLVAFLQERLRLAPEDIFLLEGPLGSADLMGLPIERPDLGFPPYAPAVPDLDGDEENGIFETLRRGDVLLHHPYDGFANILNFLEEASRDPQVLAIKQTLYRTGDDPRLLAALRTAAENGKQVVALIELKARFDEQRNISWARKLERAGAHVVYGMAGLKTHAKVTLIVRREEGGLRRYVHIGTGNYNPKTARLYTDLSLLSADPELGTDVAELFNHLTGYAAAEYTHLLVAPDTARNGLEALLERESEHARAGHDAWARIKVNSLTDPAMIEALYAAAGAGVRIDLIIRGVCCLRPGVPGLSETVRVRSLLGRYLEHARVYAFGNGGHPEVYFGSADWMSRNLDRRVEVIAPVLDDTHRDQFLDILETEWTDHRGSWELCLDGEYEKLPGDDSAQQTFALARHPAQSPPV
- a CDS encoding 30S ribosomal protein S1, with product MEDNTQTPAPQGGTQPTTGTDTATPATTDQSTPQTDTAPQATAPASSAPEEREYPAMTMEDILASEAQEPQSVTRGDIVDGQIVFIGQEGIAVDIGAKVEGIIPLNQLGDEPVTLEEAQGMYKPGETIEAYVVRVDLSNSQIVLSKKRADQDKGWRVLEKMQEADEAFEVEVLEKVRGGLVAQVEGIRAFLPASQVDTRRVNDLDPFVGKPLMVKLIELNRKRNRVIISHRAIMEAQKAKAREETVGQLEAGAQFEGEVVEITDFGVFVNLGGIDGLVHRSELTYGRFNHPRDVVAVGDKVQVQVIDVDEGRERINLSMKSLTQDPWEGAVDRYSVGQRVKGKVTNLTNFGAFVELESGLEGLVHVSEMSWTKRVRHPNEVMKEGDEVEAVILRIDPKERRISLGIRQTTDDPWSALPDRYPPGTPVKGKITGMTDFGVFMEIEEGIEGLIHISELDTARVNNPADLFKKGDEIEAMILNIDPVEQRASLSRRRFLGGGAPPAQRDYVSQGGGSRSDRYGGAPGGGRSGGRGGRGGGADYNYNAKDASQGGKISTKLGDVYADLFAQFGLGGDKKDEATSAESADTASTDTSNEDTQA
- the treS gene encoding maltose alpha-D-glucosyltransferase yields the protein MTQHTHPQWYKSAVFYELSVRTFADGNGDGKGDFPGLTGKLEYLRNLGVDCLWLLPFYPSPLRDDGYDVADYTGIHPDLGTIEDFQFFLNEAHARGLRVIADLVTNHTSIDHPWFQAARRGPTLPDGSPNEYHDYYVWSDTGTEYAGARIIFTDTETSNWTRDEVSGRFYWHRFFASQPDLNFDNPRVIEELLDVMRFWLNMGLDGFRVDAVPYLIEREGTNCENLPETHEILRVMRQLVDREYPGRLLLAEANQWPEEVAPYFGTEENPEFHMCFNFPVMPRLYMALKQEDTTSIREIMGRLPEVPSFGQWATFLRNHDELTLEMVTDEERTFMYAAYAPDPRMRINVGIRRRLAPLLNNERRRIELLTSVLLALPGSPILYYGDEIGMGDELGLADRNGVRTPMQWNAGISGGFSTAWPSDCFFPPISDPVYGYQRVNVQAQERDPGSLLKWTSRLLEARRQHPAFAYGDLHFIDTNNAAILAFTRNHDNETLLLIYNFAANAQSATLDLSQYEGRIPVTLSGASPFPPVQEGGQYTVMMGRHEYYWLRLN